Proteins encoded together in one Hylaeus volcanicus isolate JK05 chromosome 3, UHH_iyHylVolc1.0_haploid, whole genome shotgun sequence window:
- the LOC128873790 gene encoding uncharacterized protein LOC128873790 isoform X3, translated as MIPEDPAPDEDFALAITQKTQRDAEAIRGALYLSVTLAIAWIIGAAGLSLAWLVLVLALAGTIFKARISRLLQSTLQHELARLRRRRALYKDETAEWLSLLVNKWWRFSAASIFSLAKERLEPLLNEAKPGILGPLELRELTLGEQTPCVTRVRTLDYTSDDDLDGQTGQTKLSIEADVRLDCEQFRMLITTRLFGKGVGMDVDLAVEKLSLSGTILTTLTLNSMAPFPHATSLSVSFLEKPDVWFSVRILRAVQMMEMPLIKTWIHAVVTDALASWIVDPGHLEMDLRAQERPGPRLDSIANSIPQGVLTVVLSQNGYPVPIGDEVRWLVVTLGDQKRVTAPLNSAWNEDVSFLVGALDNEKISIKLKTKRLVSTITLAQFELPLGVYNWDNSQVVETVLQQKKPSRNSANIPNINARLEYTTLPKLDPDLPQPEVVEDNLHLSVSRKYPNRAQKSGVLVVYIHSAENLSSDSSHCNPYCMLFNNRKKVKTTHYVRSTTSPCWESRTQFLVQDYTQVSLSFVVYSWNISKSSDSDMLGLAILSLSQDSTWIVRKELTLSGSNNMSTMTVSVMFHPIKSVQQVITSRRSSLALPVSDDEPKSKRNSIPWMQQAKLLLTHKDIDPASSDVSSLLSTGSGLMEVTLMRAKDLVAKDLNGFSDPFCELKLNNETKYKSSVKKKTLNPCWDESSIMGLPRNGETLDVVLWDHDTFGMKDYLGKVSLTLDDVRKLSNSDQSNWFTLRGTKTGSVELKIKVLSEECEIQSTYAASNMSESSMQLNIETSETVSNIIRRPSMEKSKMRLHLDVVPPPPPPRTVTLLKPTISSQFDKASIESKDSNEMNGNQNSWTPRIISEAGTDVIDNTETTKLRDRRSSHNSLTPSPEQSFGKKLPQYNSFRVMKQKVKRGLKLRRFRSEVNIEEKNEGKGITLSLEPRGGGEADATELLQESGLAHAVSQPDMLGRIRQPSPRLRLRPNEIKKVVNGTREKYSGIEGKVLQAQGLHVAHIAQLYCRIKLQTCTSPDKIASSVNSGKTLAKSRLLPAMPNPQFSIDFHIEGENVPRQSLLIFEIRSASKELLASRRITLHELLGVSAATDEIRTWLALNNGASLEVEIAHGRELKTKSTKKLFRSWSVHRIGKI; from the exons ATGATCCCCGAGGATCCTGCTCCCGACGAGGACTTCGCCTTAGCTATCACTCAGAAAACTCAG AGAGACGCAGAAGCCATTCGCGGTGCACTGTATCTCAGTGTGACCCTCGCAATCGCATGGATAATAGGTGCAGCAGGACTGTCGTTAGCATGGCTGGTACTAGTTCTTGCGTTGGCAGGAACGATATTTAAAGCAAGAATATCTCGCCTCCTTCAATCGACGCTCCAACACGAATTAGCCAGACTACGTCGAAGAAGGGCTCTGTACAAGGATGAAACCGCTGAATGGTTGAGTTTGCTTGTTAACAAATG GTGGAGATTCAGTGCTGCGAGTATATTTTCCTTGGCAAAGGAAAGGCTGGAGCCTCTCTTGAATGAAGCTAAACCTGGAATACTCG GTCCACTGGAACTGAGAGAACTCACCCTTGGCGAGCAAACCCCATGCGTCACACGCGTAAGAACTTTAGACTATACCAGCGATGATGACCTCGACGGGCAAACTGGCCAAACAAAATTGTCCATCGAAGCCGACGTGCGTCTCGATTGCGAGCAATTTCGTATGCTCATCACAACAAGACTATTTGGGAAAGG AGTCGGGATGGACGTCGATTTGGCTGTGGAGAAACTATCTCTATCGGGGACTATCCTTACCACCCTGACCCTTAACTCCATGGCACCGTTTCCGCACGCAACCTCTTTAAGCGTGAGTTTCTTGGAGAAACCGGACGTTTGGTTCAGCGTGAGAATTCTACGAGCCGTACAAATGATGGAAATGCCTTTAATTAAGACCTGGATCCACGCGGTGGTCACGGACGCTTTGGCTAGCTGGATCGTTGATCCAGGTCACCTGGAGATGGATCTGAGAGCTCAAGAACGCCCTGGACCTAGATTGGATTCTATAGCAAACTCCATACCACAGGGAGTGCTTACTGTTGTTTTGTCTCAAAATGGTTATCCAG TTCCAATCGGGGATGAAGTGAGGTGGCTGGTGGTGACACTGGGAGATCAAAAACGCGTCACGGCTCCTTTGAATTCTGCATGGAACGAGGACGTCTCGTTCTTAGTAGGAGCGTTGGATAACGAAAAGATctccattaaattaaaaacgaaacggCTTGTCAGTACGATCACTTTGGCACAATTTGAATTGCCGCTAGGAGTTTATAACTGGGACAACTCGCAGGT CGTCGAAACCGTCTTACAACAAAAGAAACCATCCCGTAATAGCGCCAACATTCCAAACATCAACGCTCGATTGGAGTACACAACGCTCCCTAAATTGGATCCAGATCTACCGCAACCGGAAGTAGTAGAAGATAATTTACATCTTTCAg TGTCACGAAAATATCCGAATCGAGCACAAAAATCAG GGGTGCTTGTGGTTTATATCCATTCGGCGGAAAATCTCAGTAGCGACAGTTCGCATTGCAATCCTTATTGCATGTTGTTTAATAATCGTAAAAAG GTAAAGACAACGCATTACGTTCGAAGCACCACTTCGCCATGCTGGGAATCGAGAACTCAATTTCTTGTTCAGGATTACACTCAAGTGTCTTTAAGTTTCGTTGTGTATTCCTGGAATATATCGAAATCGTCTGACAGCGATATGCTTGGTCTCGCTATATTGTCCTTGTCTCAA GACAGTACATGGATAGTCAGAAAAGAATTGACGCTCAGTGGCTCGAATAATATGTCGACGATGACAGTTTCCGTAATGTTCCATCCCATTAAAAGTGTACAGCAAGTAATCACCAGTCGAAGAAGTAGCTTGGCTCTTCCTGTTTCGGATGATGAACCAAAATCTAAAAGGAACAGCATACCATGGATGCAACAAGCA AAGCTACTATTGACTCACAAGGACATAGATCCTGCTTCGTCGGACGTATCGAGTCTACTTTCCACCGGAAGTGGATTAATGGAAGTAACTTTGATGCGTGCCAAAGATCTCGTAGCAAAAGATCTGAATGGGTTCAGCGATCCTTTTTGCGAATTGAAGCtcaataatgaaacaaaatacaagAGCAGCGTAAAGAAGAAGACGTTGAATCCCTGCTGGGATGAAAGTTCCATTATGGGTTTACCTAGAAACGGCGAGACCTTGGATGTC GTTTTATGGGATCATGATACTTTCGGTATGAAAGACTATCTTGGAAAAGTATCATTGACTCTCGATGACGTCAGAAAATTATCTAACAGCGATCAGTCCAATTGGTTCACATTAAGAGGAACCAAAACTGGATCTGTAGAGTTGAAGATTAAGGTCTTGTCCGAAGAGTGCGAG ATTCAAAGTACGTACGCAGCCAGCAATATGAGCGAAAGCTCGATGCAATTGAACATTGAAACCTCCGAGACAGTGTCGAACATTATTAGAAGACCTTCGATGGAAAAATCAAAGATGAGATTGCATTTGGATGTCGTACCGCCTCCACCGCCACCGCGTACAGTCACTTTGTTGAAACCTACTATTTCTAGTCAATTTG ACAAAGCTAGCATTGAAAGTAAAGATTCGAACGAGATGAATggaaatcaaaattcatggACGCCTAGAATTATTAGCGAAGCCGGAACGGATGTGATCGATAACACCGAAACGACAAAGTTAAGAGATCGACGATCTTCTCATAATAGTTTGACTCCGAGTCCTGAACAAAGCTTCGGCAAAAAGTTACCGCAATATAATAGCTTCCGCGTTATGAAGCAAAAG gTAAAGAGGGGACTGAAACTTCGTAGATTTCGTTCAGAAGTCAATATTGAAGAGAAGAACGAAGGGAAAGGTATAACATTAAGTTTAGAACCTAGAGGTGGTGGGGAAGCTGACGCTACAGAGCTTCTACAAGAATCTGGTTTAGCTCATGCTGTATCACAACCTGATATGCTTGGCAGAATAAGACAGCCCAGTCCGCGTTTAAGACTGAGACCAAATG AGATAAAAAAAGTGGTCAATGGTACCAGAGAAAAGTATTCTGGCATTGAAGGCAAAGTTCTTCAGGCTCAAGGTCTCCATGTTGCACATATCGCTCAATTATATTGCAGAATTAAACTTCAAAC ATGTACCAGTCCCGATAAAATCGCATCTTCGGTAAATAGTGGTAAAACATTAGCGAAATCTCGACTTCTACCCGCGATGCCTAACCCTCAATTCAGCATAGACTTTCATATAGAGGGTGAGAATGTTCCAAGACaatctttattaatattcgaaatcAGAAGTGCTAGTAAAGAATTATTAGCTAGTCGGCGCATCACTCTTCACGAATTACTAG GTGTTTCTGCGGC
- the LOC128873790 gene encoding uncharacterized protein LOC128873790 isoform X1 translates to MQLLSSFMARHLKRGTSLKKGKREGTGSGNYIGNCPPSTGGPPRIINSTTGYGTAPGGANMIPEDPAPDEDFALAITQKTQRDAEAIRGALYLSVTLAIAWIIGAAGLSLAWLVLVLALAGTIFKARISRLLQSTLQHELARLRRRRALYKDETAEWLSLLVNKWWRFSAASIFSLAKERLEPLLNEAKPGILGPLELRELTLGEQTPCVTRVRTLDYTSDDDLDGQTGQTKLSIEADVRLDCEQFRMLITTRLFGKGVGMDVDLAVEKLSLSGTILTTLTLNSMAPFPHATSLSVSFLEKPDVWFSVRILRAVQMMEMPLIKTWIHAVVTDALASWIVDPGHLEMDLRAQERPGPRLDSIANSIPQGVLTVVLSQNGYPVPIGDEVRWLVVTLGDQKRVTAPLNSAWNEDVSFLVGALDNEKISIKLKTKRLVSTITLAQFELPLGVYNWDNSQVVETVLQQKKPSRNSANIPNINARLEYTTLPKLDPDLPQPEVVEDNLHLSVSRKYPNRAQKSGVLVVYIHSAENLSSDSSHCNPYCMLFNNRKKVKTTHYVRSTTSPCWESRTQFLVQDYTQVSLSFVVYSWNISKSSDSDMLGLAILSLSQDSTWIVRKELTLSGSNNMSTMTVSVMFHPIKSVQQVITSRRSSLALPVSDDEPKSKRNSIPWMQQAKLLLTHKDIDPASSDVSSLLSTGSGLMEVTLMRAKDLVAKDLNGFSDPFCELKLNNETKYKSSVKKKTLNPCWDESSIMGLPRNGETLDVVLWDHDTFGMKDYLGKVSLTLDDVRKLSNSDQSNWFTLRGTKTGSVELKIKVLSEECEIQSTYAASNMSESSMQLNIETSETVSNIIRRPSMEKSKMRLHLDVVPPPPPPRTVTLLKPTISSQFDKASIESKDSNEMNGNQNSWTPRIISEAGTDVIDNTETTKLRDRRSSHNSLTPSPEQSFGKKLPQYNSFRVMKQKVKRGLKLRRFRSEVNIEEKNEGKGITLSLEPRGGGEADATELLQESGLAHAVSQPDMLGRIRQPSPRLRLRPNEIKKVVNGTREKYSGIEGKVLQAQGLHVAHIAQLYCRIKLQTCTSPDKIASSVNSGKTLAKSRLLPAMPNPQFSIDFHIEGENVPRQSLLIFEIRSASKELLASRRITLHELLGVSAATDEIRTWLALNNGASLEVEIAHGRELKTKSTKKLFRSWSVHRIGKI, encoded by the exons ATGCAGCTACTTTCCAGTTTCATGGCGAGGCACCTGAAGCGAGGAACATCCTTGAAAAAAG gaAAACGCGAAGGCACGGGCAGCGGAAATTATATCGGTAATTGTCCACCATCGACGGGGGGTCCACCCAGGATCATTAACAGTACCACCGGTTACGGTACTGCGCCTGGGGGTGCCAATATGATCCCCGAGGATCCTGCTCCCGACGAGGACTTCGCCTTAGCTATCACTCAGAAAACTCAG AGAGACGCAGAAGCCATTCGCGGTGCACTGTATCTCAGTGTGACCCTCGCAATCGCATGGATAATAGGTGCAGCAGGACTGTCGTTAGCATGGCTGGTACTAGTTCTTGCGTTGGCAGGAACGATATTTAAAGCAAGAATATCTCGCCTCCTTCAATCGACGCTCCAACACGAATTAGCCAGACTACGTCGAAGAAGGGCTCTGTACAAGGATGAAACCGCTGAATGGTTGAGTTTGCTTGTTAACAAATG GTGGAGATTCAGTGCTGCGAGTATATTTTCCTTGGCAAAGGAAAGGCTGGAGCCTCTCTTGAATGAAGCTAAACCTGGAATACTCG GTCCACTGGAACTGAGAGAACTCACCCTTGGCGAGCAAACCCCATGCGTCACACGCGTAAGAACTTTAGACTATACCAGCGATGATGACCTCGACGGGCAAACTGGCCAAACAAAATTGTCCATCGAAGCCGACGTGCGTCTCGATTGCGAGCAATTTCGTATGCTCATCACAACAAGACTATTTGGGAAAGG AGTCGGGATGGACGTCGATTTGGCTGTGGAGAAACTATCTCTATCGGGGACTATCCTTACCACCCTGACCCTTAACTCCATGGCACCGTTTCCGCACGCAACCTCTTTAAGCGTGAGTTTCTTGGAGAAACCGGACGTTTGGTTCAGCGTGAGAATTCTACGAGCCGTACAAATGATGGAAATGCCTTTAATTAAGACCTGGATCCACGCGGTGGTCACGGACGCTTTGGCTAGCTGGATCGTTGATCCAGGTCACCTGGAGATGGATCTGAGAGCTCAAGAACGCCCTGGACCTAGATTGGATTCTATAGCAAACTCCATACCACAGGGAGTGCTTACTGTTGTTTTGTCTCAAAATGGTTATCCAG TTCCAATCGGGGATGAAGTGAGGTGGCTGGTGGTGACACTGGGAGATCAAAAACGCGTCACGGCTCCTTTGAATTCTGCATGGAACGAGGACGTCTCGTTCTTAGTAGGAGCGTTGGATAACGAAAAGATctccattaaattaaaaacgaaacggCTTGTCAGTACGATCACTTTGGCACAATTTGAATTGCCGCTAGGAGTTTATAACTGGGACAACTCGCAGGT CGTCGAAACCGTCTTACAACAAAAGAAACCATCCCGTAATAGCGCCAACATTCCAAACATCAACGCTCGATTGGAGTACACAACGCTCCCTAAATTGGATCCAGATCTACCGCAACCGGAAGTAGTAGAAGATAATTTACATCTTTCAg TGTCACGAAAATATCCGAATCGAGCACAAAAATCAG GGGTGCTTGTGGTTTATATCCATTCGGCGGAAAATCTCAGTAGCGACAGTTCGCATTGCAATCCTTATTGCATGTTGTTTAATAATCGTAAAAAG GTAAAGACAACGCATTACGTTCGAAGCACCACTTCGCCATGCTGGGAATCGAGAACTCAATTTCTTGTTCAGGATTACACTCAAGTGTCTTTAAGTTTCGTTGTGTATTCCTGGAATATATCGAAATCGTCTGACAGCGATATGCTTGGTCTCGCTATATTGTCCTTGTCTCAA GACAGTACATGGATAGTCAGAAAAGAATTGACGCTCAGTGGCTCGAATAATATGTCGACGATGACAGTTTCCGTAATGTTCCATCCCATTAAAAGTGTACAGCAAGTAATCACCAGTCGAAGAAGTAGCTTGGCTCTTCCTGTTTCGGATGATGAACCAAAATCTAAAAGGAACAGCATACCATGGATGCAACAAGCA AAGCTACTATTGACTCACAAGGACATAGATCCTGCTTCGTCGGACGTATCGAGTCTACTTTCCACCGGAAGTGGATTAATGGAAGTAACTTTGATGCGTGCCAAAGATCTCGTAGCAAAAGATCTGAATGGGTTCAGCGATCCTTTTTGCGAATTGAAGCtcaataatgaaacaaaatacaagAGCAGCGTAAAGAAGAAGACGTTGAATCCCTGCTGGGATGAAAGTTCCATTATGGGTTTACCTAGAAACGGCGAGACCTTGGATGTC GTTTTATGGGATCATGATACTTTCGGTATGAAAGACTATCTTGGAAAAGTATCATTGACTCTCGATGACGTCAGAAAATTATCTAACAGCGATCAGTCCAATTGGTTCACATTAAGAGGAACCAAAACTGGATCTGTAGAGTTGAAGATTAAGGTCTTGTCCGAAGAGTGCGAG ATTCAAAGTACGTACGCAGCCAGCAATATGAGCGAAAGCTCGATGCAATTGAACATTGAAACCTCCGAGACAGTGTCGAACATTATTAGAAGACCTTCGATGGAAAAATCAAAGATGAGATTGCATTTGGATGTCGTACCGCCTCCACCGCCACCGCGTACAGTCACTTTGTTGAAACCTACTATTTCTAGTCAATTTG ACAAAGCTAGCATTGAAAGTAAAGATTCGAACGAGATGAATggaaatcaaaattcatggACGCCTAGAATTATTAGCGAAGCCGGAACGGATGTGATCGATAACACCGAAACGACAAAGTTAAGAGATCGACGATCTTCTCATAATAGTTTGACTCCGAGTCCTGAACAAAGCTTCGGCAAAAAGTTACCGCAATATAATAGCTTCCGCGTTATGAAGCAAAAG gTAAAGAGGGGACTGAAACTTCGTAGATTTCGTTCAGAAGTCAATATTGAAGAGAAGAACGAAGGGAAAGGTATAACATTAAGTTTAGAACCTAGAGGTGGTGGGGAAGCTGACGCTACAGAGCTTCTACAAGAATCTGGTTTAGCTCATGCTGTATCACAACCTGATATGCTTGGCAGAATAAGACAGCCCAGTCCGCGTTTAAGACTGAGACCAAATG AGATAAAAAAAGTGGTCAATGGTACCAGAGAAAAGTATTCTGGCATTGAAGGCAAAGTTCTTCAGGCTCAAGGTCTCCATGTTGCACATATCGCTCAATTATATTGCAGAATTAAACTTCAAAC ATGTACCAGTCCCGATAAAATCGCATCTTCGGTAAATAGTGGTAAAACATTAGCGAAATCTCGACTTCTACCCGCGATGCCTAACCCTCAATTCAGCATAGACTTTCATATAGAGGGTGAGAATGTTCCAAGACaatctttattaatattcgaaatcAGAAGTGCTAGTAAAGAATTATTAGCTAGTCGGCGCATCACTCTTCACGAATTACTAG GTGTTTCTGCGGC
- the LOC128873790 gene encoding uncharacterized protein LOC128873790 isoform X2, producing the protein MQLLSSFMARHLKRGTSLKKGKREGTGSGNYIGNCPPSTGGPPRIINSTTGYGTAPGGANMIPEDPAPDEDFALAITQKTQRDAEAIRGALYLSVTLAIAWIIGAAGLSLAWLVLVLALAGTIFKARISRLLQSTLQHELARLRRRRALYKDETAEWLSLLVNKWWRFSAASIFSLAKERLEPLLNEAKPGILGPLELRELTLGEQTPCVTRVRTLDYTSDDDLDGQTGQTKLSIEADVRLDCEQFRMLITTRLFGKGVGMDVDLAVEKLSLSGTILTTLTLNSMAPFPHATSLSVSFLEKPDVWFSVRILRAVQMMEMPLIKTWIHAVVTDALASWIVDPGHLEMDLRAQERPGPRLDSIANSIPQGVLTVVLSQNGYPVPIGDEVRWLVVTLGDQKRVTAPLNSAWNEDVSFLVGALDNEKISIKLKTKRLVSTITLAQFELPLGVYNWDNSQVVETVLQQKKPSRNSANIPNINARLEYTTLPKLDPDLPQPEVVEDNLHLSGVLVVYIHSAENLSSDSSHCNPYCMLFNNRKKVKTTHYVRSTTSPCWESRTQFLVQDYTQVSLSFVVYSWNISKSSDSDMLGLAILSLSQDSTWIVRKELTLSGSNNMSTMTVSVMFHPIKSVQQVITSRRSSLALPVSDDEPKSKRNSIPWMQQAKLLLTHKDIDPASSDVSSLLSTGSGLMEVTLMRAKDLVAKDLNGFSDPFCELKLNNETKYKSSVKKKTLNPCWDESSIMGLPRNGETLDVVLWDHDTFGMKDYLGKVSLTLDDVRKLSNSDQSNWFTLRGTKTGSVELKIKVLSEECEIQSTYAASNMSESSMQLNIETSETVSNIIRRPSMEKSKMRLHLDVVPPPPPPRTVTLLKPTISSQFDKASIESKDSNEMNGNQNSWTPRIISEAGTDVIDNTETTKLRDRRSSHNSLTPSPEQSFGKKLPQYNSFRVMKQKVKRGLKLRRFRSEVNIEEKNEGKGITLSLEPRGGGEADATELLQESGLAHAVSQPDMLGRIRQPSPRLRLRPNEIKKVVNGTREKYSGIEGKVLQAQGLHVAHIAQLYCRIKLQTCTSPDKIASSVNSGKTLAKSRLLPAMPNPQFSIDFHIEGENVPRQSLLIFEIRSASKELLASRRITLHELLGVSAATDEIRTWLALNNGASLEVEIAHGRELKTKSTKKLFRSWSVHRIGKI; encoded by the exons ATGCAGCTACTTTCCAGTTTCATGGCGAGGCACCTGAAGCGAGGAACATCCTTGAAAAAAG gaAAACGCGAAGGCACGGGCAGCGGAAATTATATCGGTAATTGTCCACCATCGACGGGGGGTCCACCCAGGATCATTAACAGTACCACCGGTTACGGTACTGCGCCTGGGGGTGCCAATATGATCCCCGAGGATCCTGCTCCCGACGAGGACTTCGCCTTAGCTATCACTCAGAAAACTCAG AGAGACGCAGAAGCCATTCGCGGTGCACTGTATCTCAGTGTGACCCTCGCAATCGCATGGATAATAGGTGCAGCAGGACTGTCGTTAGCATGGCTGGTACTAGTTCTTGCGTTGGCAGGAACGATATTTAAAGCAAGAATATCTCGCCTCCTTCAATCGACGCTCCAACACGAATTAGCCAGACTACGTCGAAGAAGGGCTCTGTACAAGGATGAAACCGCTGAATGGTTGAGTTTGCTTGTTAACAAATG GTGGAGATTCAGTGCTGCGAGTATATTTTCCTTGGCAAAGGAAAGGCTGGAGCCTCTCTTGAATGAAGCTAAACCTGGAATACTCG GTCCACTGGAACTGAGAGAACTCACCCTTGGCGAGCAAACCCCATGCGTCACACGCGTAAGAACTTTAGACTATACCAGCGATGATGACCTCGACGGGCAAACTGGCCAAACAAAATTGTCCATCGAAGCCGACGTGCGTCTCGATTGCGAGCAATTTCGTATGCTCATCACAACAAGACTATTTGGGAAAGG AGTCGGGATGGACGTCGATTTGGCTGTGGAGAAACTATCTCTATCGGGGACTATCCTTACCACCCTGACCCTTAACTCCATGGCACCGTTTCCGCACGCAACCTCTTTAAGCGTGAGTTTCTTGGAGAAACCGGACGTTTGGTTCAGCGTGAGAATTCTACGAGCCGTACAAATGATGGAAATGCCTTTAATTAAGACCTGGATCCACGCGGTGGTCACGGACGCTTTGGCTAGCTGGATCGTTGATCCAGGTCACCTGGAGATGGATCTGAGAGCTCAAGAACGCCCTGGACCTAGATTGGATTCTATAGCAAACTCCATACCACAGGGAGTGCTTACTGTTGTTTTGTCTCAAAATGGTTATCCAG TTCCAATCGGGGATGAAGTGAGGTGGCTGGTGGTGACACTGGGAGATCAAAAACGCGTCACGGCTCCTTTGAATTCTGCATGGAACGAGGACGTCTCGTTCTTAGTAGGAGCGTTGGATAACGAAAAGATctccattaaattaaaaacgaaacggCTTGTCAGTACGATCACTTTGGCACAATTTGAATTGCCGCTAGGAGTTTATAACTGGGACAACTCGCAGGT CGTCGAAACCGTCTTACAACAAAAGAAACCATCCCGTAATAGCGCCAACATTCCAAACATCAACGCTCGATTGGAGTACACAACGCTCCCTAAATTGGATCCAGATCTACCGCAACCGGAAGTAGTAGAAGATAATTTACATCTTTCAg GGGTGCTTGTGGTTTATATCCATTCGGCGGAAAATCTCAGTAGCGACAGTTCGCATTGCAATCCTTATTGCATGTTGTTTAATAATCGTAAAAAG GTAAAGACAACGCATTACGTTCGAAGCACCACTTCGCCATGCTGGGAATCGAGAACTCAATTTCTTGTTCAGGATTACACTCAAGTGTCTTTAAGTTTCGTTGTGTATTCCTGGAATATATCGAAATCGTCTGACAGCGATATGCTTGGTCTCGCTATATTGTCCTTGTCTCAA GACAGTACATGGATAGTCAGAAAAGAATTGACGCTCAGTGGCTCGAATAATATGTCGACGATGACAGTTTCCGTAATGTTCCATCCCATTAAAAGTGTACAGCAAGTAATCACCAGTCGAAGAAGTAGCTTGGCTCTTCCTGTTTCGGATGATGAACCAAAATCTAAAAGGAACAGCATACCATGGATGCAACAAGCA AAGCTACTATTGACTCACAAGGACATAGATCCTGCTTCGTCGGACGTATCGAGTCTACTTTCCACCGGAAGTGGATTAATGGAAGTAACTTTGATGCGTGCCAAAGATCTCGTAGCAAAAGATCTGAATGGGTTCAGCGATCCTTTTTGCGAATTGAAGCtcaataatgaaacaaaatacaagAGCAGCGTAAAGAAGAAGACGTTGAATCCCTGCTGGGATGAAAGTTCCATTATGGGTTTACCTAGAAACGGCGAGACCTTGGATGTC GTTTTATGGGATCATGATACTTTCGGTATGAAAGACTATCTTGGAAAAGTATCATTGACTCTCGATGACGTCAGAAAATTATCTAACAGCGATCAGTCCAATTGGTTCACATTAAGAGGAACCAAAACTGGATCTGTAGAGTTGAAGATTAAGGTCTTGTCCGAAGAGTGCGAG ATTCAAAGTACGTACGCAGCCAGCAATATGAGCGAAAGCTCGATGCAATTGAACATTGAAACCTCCGAGACAGTGTCGAACATTATTAGAAGACCTTCGATGGAAAAATCAAAGATGAGATTGCATTTGGATGTCGTACCGCCTCCACCGCCACCGCGTACAGTCACTTTGTTGAAACCTACTATTTCTAGTCAATTTG ACAAAGCTAGCATTGAAAGTAAAGATTCGAACGAGATGAATggaaatcaaaattcatggACGCCTAGAATTATTAGCGAAGCCGGAACGGATGTGATCGATAACACCGAAACGACAAAGTTAAGAGATCGACGATCTTCTCATAATAGTTTGACTCCGAGTCCTGAACAAAGCTTCGGCAAAAAGTTACCGCAATATAATAGCTTCCGCGTTATGAAGCAAAAG gTAAAGAGGGGACTGAAACTTCGTAGATTTCGTTCAGAAGTCAATATTGAAGAGAAGAACGAAGGGAAAGGTATAACATTAAGTTTAGAACCTAGAGGTGGTGGGGAAGCTGACGCTACAGAGCTTCTACAAGAATCTGGTTTAGCTCATGCTGTATCACAACCTGATATGCTTGGCAGAATAAGACAGCCCAGTCCGCGTTTAAGACTGAGACCAAATG AGATAAAAAAAGTGGTCAATGGTACCAGAGAAAAGTATTCTGGCATTGAAGGCAAAGTTCTTCAGGCTCAAGGTCTCCATGTTGCACATATCGCTCAATTATATTGCAGAATTAAACTTCAAAC ATGTACCAGTCCCGATAAAATCGCATCTTCGGTAAATAGTGGTAAAACATTAGCGAAATCTCGACTTCTACCCGCGATGCCTAACCCTCAATTCAGCATAGACTTTCATATAGAGGGTGAGAATGTTCCAAGACaatctttattaatattcgaaatcAGAAGTGCTAGTAAAGAATTATTAGCTAGTCGGCGCATCACTCTTCACGAATTACTAG GTGTTTCTGCGGC